From the Anguilla rostrata isolate EN2019 chromosome 12, ASM1855537v3, whole genome shotgun sequence genome, the window CTTCATGGCGATATTGAACCCCTGGCCCTCCTTGCCCAAGCGATTGGTCACAGGCACTGCGCAATCCTCCAATATGACGGCACGAGTCGGCTGCGAGTTCCAACCTACCTGGTCCAACAAGAACAAATTCTCAGACCCAACACTGCCACCTGGTGGACATTATTATAACATGGTGAGAGCGTCTTTCTATATTACATTGACATCATATTGAAATCTTGATTACGGACAGctttatatgcatttaaaatcatttaaccCCCGAATTTAACACACAACCAATGAGGGATTACCTACAAAAGTCTAAGTTTCTGAAAGGATTCACAAGTGTCTGAATGAGCAGGGAAGGCTGGTGGCAGTAGTGTGAACAGGAAATGAACCTCTTCCAGTTACCCCATTAGGTTTGAGTGCATGGAAAATGAACCAAACCCCCACTTCCTAATCAGGTTACCTTCTTTTCCTTCTTGCCAAAGCTTAGCCCCGACGTGCCCTTCTCCACCACCAGGCAGGATATCCCCTTGGCACCCTTTCCGCCAGTCCGACACATGATCACGTACACGTCTGTGTCCCCTCCCCCGCTGATGAAAGCCTGGCGCGGAGAGAAACGGGCCTGAGAGTCTAGATCCATGTCAGAGCACGCAAGACCACACTTCTAAGTGTAAGTTTCCATCGCCTGTAGCAGAAATGTGTAGAAGAAATGTGTTCAATATCCATCGATCAAGTACCTTGGAACCATTCAGGATATAATGGTCACCCTCTAGCCGTGCAGTAGTCATTAATGAAGCTGCGTCGCTGCCACTGCCTGAAAACACAAGAGGCAATATGGATATAGCAAAAACTCAAACAAGGCCACTACTTAGGATACAGCAAGATTCCACTCCTTAAGACAATTAAATCTGAGGCCATACAATCTTTTAATTCAACCGAATATCTAAGTAACCTATATGCTTCCTCTTCATTGATGAGCTAATTTAAACAGTCTTACACATTATTTGCAATTCCAATAGTCTGTTTGGAATGCGAGCTGCCCTATGTGATTTTACACCTGTATTTAAGAGACATACAGTCTATGTCGGATGTCATAAGTTGTTCCATTTACATTTCTAGTTTAAGCCAGGTGgcaaaatatttaatcaattcAGCAAAAATCGCTGTAATTAGTTAAGAGTTAATGATTCTATAACCATGACAATATCAGATTAAATTTCCAAGCTTGCAAAATATGAGATTCCATCTAGTGGTGGAAATTAAAATTGTATCAGCTTCTCtacaaatgcataatttatgtGGTCAGTGATACTCTGGCTAACTCCACCTCTTTCAACAATCAGAACCAATCGTTTTCTGATTCCAgaaatgactgactgactcaccgGGCTCAGTCAGACAGTAGGAGGCAAACTTATCCATGGAGCAGAGCTCAGGGCAGTACTTCTCCCTCTGCTCGGGGTTGCCAAATGTGTCAATCATCCAGGCACACATGCTGCGGCGATACCCACAACAAGATCAGGACAAAGCTAACGGCAAAACAGAAGACTGACTCGCTGAATAAAGAACAAAGCACAAACTAACTGGCCGTTCCAATATGAGGAGAAATGCTTAAGGAGCGATGTAATCAACGTCCCGGGGCATTCAATATGCAGCCTGTCACTGAAcaccaaatgcaaattcatttCTGAACAGTAAAAGAGGAATGTGCAACACAAGCATTAAAAGACCGACGGTCTGAGGGTTCTGAAGCACCACCCGGCCCTTACTTGTGAATGCTGATGTAGGCGGTCGTGCTGACGCAGCCGGTGGACAAGGCCTCGAAGATGACGGACGTGTCGAGTCGGGACAGGCCGGAGCCGCCCACGTCCGGCTGCACGTAGATCCCCCCGAACCCCAGCTGGGCGGCCTTCCGCATGGTCTCCACCGGGAACATTTCCTGGGCGATAAACGTTTCGCTTTTTAATAAGCGCATCCCCCAGCACCGCTAAACGCATGAGGTTGAACCAAATGTCCTGTCCTTACTGTATACGTTTTGTGTATGGGATACCAAGTACACGCTGCCATCGCAAAAATCACACGGCACTCATTGCAACGGACAAGGAATTCGCTGATGCCCCATACAAAGTTACAGCTTGGTTCTCTTAATATAGCGGAGATCTTTCCCCAGGTTAATGGGTTTAATAATCCACTCTATCTCCATCGGCTGATGTGCTGTGGTTGCTGTACTACACAGTGGTGGAGGTTAAGAAAAGCTCCCTCCCTTCAATGTGTTTTAAGATTGTGAAGGGAACATTATGCATGGTGATGTTGCATGCTATGTTGATGTTGCTAGGCGCATTAGCAATTTACATAAAAATTCTGACAACCTTCACTGCTCTAATTTCACAACACAATCCTAATAAAAAATGCCCTTGAATAATCccagtgtttttaaatctatgaaGGGTTTTTGCCTACTTCACTTACAGTAAATGGGTCCCCCTCCAACTGGTGTACTTTTAGGCAGTTAAGGaacatttgtaaatgcattaGCGCTGTTAGAAATGCAAAAActaaatattattgtaattcaCTTACCAGTTCTGGCAGAAATGCATCTAAATTCAGGAAATTAGTAAAGTCTTGtaataattatcataattatgCCCTTCCTGTACAGATTAATTATGGAAATCACTTAATTATTAGCAGGCCAGAGATAGGGGCTGCCTTTAATAAACAATTTATCGCTGCAGGCAAAAAAACATCCCATCTGTCACCCCTTTACTTACATCAGCAGCTTCTTATATAGAAGGCCGTAATATCCccagttttattatttcaccTTTTTACCTCATCTGAAGTTTAAGCTGCACTTACATCTAGTAACTCATACAATTCAGCTTGAGTTGATGGACTAGATACATTTTTCCTTCAACTTGCTGCActgttaaatggtaaatggactgcatttatatagcgttttTAGGAAAAAACAGGAAGCCTGATCATGCACTCCCTTTACATAAAGTGACAGATTCAGgtgatttaaataattactgTCCTATTTCTAAATTACTTTGCTTCGCGAATAATTGTATACTCACAGATAAATGCACAGCTTAAGATCTTCCTGGCTAGCCATTCAATCCTATGTAACAGTTTGGTTTTAGGTCTGTACATAGAACAATCACTGCTACCTCCTTAGTCATGAATGATATTGTATCAGCTTTGGACAATCATCAGTTCTGCACAGCTCTTTTTGTAGATTTGTCTAAGGCTTTAATATGGTTGATCATCCCATTCTTTTACACAAACTCCCATAAATTGGTCTCGACACCACAGCTCTCAAGTGGTTTATAAACTACAAATTGGATAGATCACTGTGTGTGGTTTTAGGTAGTATAGAATCCGAATCATTAAGTATCATGACAGGAGTTCCTAAGGGTTCCATTTCAGGATTAGTCTTGTTTACACTGTATATTAATGATACTGTACcctcaaatgtttttgttttgtatgataAGTAACCCTATCTCAATGGTGAAGGTCTAGCTGTGGTTTTGACTGTTGGGTTAAAATGTATTGCAGACAGATTTGATAGCACCgcacacattaaatatttaaccttTTAAATAATGCCTGACATACACTGTCATACAGTGCTTAGCCTGTCACCCACAATTCTAAAAAATACCTTCAGAAAAAGGGTGTGACACAGAGACTGCATGTGATGTCATTACTGATAGTCACAACACACGGCTTACTTTTTCGTCCCACTCTGCCATGTGTGGTGCCATTTCATTGGCTGCAAAATCAAAGGCCACCTTTTGGAATTCTTTCTGTTCATCTGAGAGTCCGACAGAAGCTGTGAGGGAAAAGATAATAGCACTGTTCAGTTGGTATCACAGTCCGCTTTAACAAATGCAAGTTGAATTTAGGTGTCTTTCAGAGAGTAGCAACAATATTCTTTACATTTGACCAATACAGATGGATTATATTGAGATGAATGGAAGAAGAATGACACCAATGATGTAGGAGTGACTGTAGCTATTGGACTAGCAATTAAAATGATATCCAAACAATTACAGTACATCTATCCGTATGCGCACGGTTCTGTAGAAGCACATCATGTACAGGAGTTAGTATGCGAACATCAGAAGTGTTTCAAAGCTAAAGAACCAGGTTTATGCTCATAGAACAGTGTAAGGAACACACGTTCTTCACAAAAATCGGCTGAACCAATCGGAATCCAGCAAAAGAGCACACCTCCAATTGTAAAGAAACGATTCGCAGAGACCTGACGGGAGCTGAAGTTCAAACAAGCTCGTTGAACGTACTTTGAGGTCACCCACTGAACTAAACCTCCTGTCATACTTAACAAGAAAAATCAGCCAACATAGCTAACGTTGCCAGCTGGTCGGAAAAATTCTGctcattttcaatatttcagcaaatgaacaaCTCACTGTCAAGCTGGCGAAACAGGCGAGACGTTTACGGATTGCAACACatattcagacaaaaaaaacaggcaccAAACGTAGCTGGCTAACAAAGTTGACCGTTCCAGGACATTAATTATCTAGCTTACTGTCTTAATTGTTACTGCGAATTGCTTAATGTTAAACGGTGGACAGTTAGGCTATTAAATCATTCACTCATCCCCAAACTTTCACGCTGGTATTAGTAACTTAACTCGGTAGCTAACTACAGAAACCCAAGTTAGCTAGCTGCCTATCGCCAATAACACAGTGCAGTCAATGCCACGAACGCGTCTGCTACATATCACAGCTTGTCATCGTAGTTACATTTCAAGTAGCTAAGTTAGCTACCAGGAAAACAGCATATAACCAGCTATTCTGATTATTACAGCTAGTAGTCTTCCAAGTTGACAGTCTCATCGGGCCTAAAATCTAGGTAACTTGCTCATTATTCAAGAAGTACGATTCATTCACTATCGCCGGCTCCCGCATAAAACTCAGTGCTAGCttggtaacgttagctaaattcATTTAAAGCCTTTCAACTTACGATCGATACAAGCTGCAATCCCTCGCCTTTGTATTCTGTTAAATATTAAACGACGACTTCTCCCAATATACGACCCCAACCTAGTTACTTTCGCTATGTTTCCTGCTAACGCCATGATACCAGAGGGCAAAGCTAGCTCACTGGCTACAGCCAAATACACCGTGACATCTCGGGTAATGTAGTCTCGTGACGCTATTTACGTCACCTTCGCTGCCTGGACCAGTTCCTATGTGCGCTCTGGCTTGGACACGTGAGTGGATGAGGAAAGGTACAATTTCAAGCGCGGGTAAGAATATGGCGTCTGTACGTGTTGCTGCGATTTATAAGTGGCAGCAAAAGACAGTTTAGCTGCTTTGCTTGTGCATTAAAAGCCAAAGCCGAAGCCCGAGATTAGCAAGCAGATTTTGACAGACTTAAAGTTAACTGTGAGTATGCCAGGCataatttagctagctattgGCGTCATGATCAGGGTATGCGCTGTGTTGCATATATCGATTATATCGCCTGGGTGTTATGAGGATATGTCGATTCATTGCATAGTTGATACATAACACCATGCCATGTGGCAATGCTCTAACGAGGTAGCTAGATGGTTGGAAAGACTGCTTTCTCTCTAGAAGGCCCTTATTAGGGTCTTCgataacaaaaacataattcttCTTTCCAACAGAACATGCCACCCAAGAAGAGGGCCCGAGGTAGACCTGTGAAGCCAAGTAAGTTTCCATCTTAAATTGTAATTGACGAGCTTTCATTTGCAAAGCActttaaattaaacatgaaaGCAGTCCAATGGATTAAAGAAGGCCTGCTGTATCAATCTCCTTTTCTGGTGTCTGAATTTATGTTTTGAGTTTTCATATCTCTGCTGCGCTCAGTTAAGACTGGTGGTTTGGATTGATGTGCAGCAATGTGAAGTCAGAATAAACAATTTTATCATTCTTCCTTCTGTTCACCTGACCATACTTAGCAGTCACTTATGCCAAAATTATTACTAAGAAGGATTGACACCTTATGTTGACATCCCTGCTCATTGAGAAAGATGAACTCATTTGCTAAATGCACTTTAATTTGTTTCAGCTGCAGAACATGGTGAATCATGTGCAGATGATATCACAGAGGAGGCTGTCAATCCGAAGAGGAAGACATCAAATGCAAAGGGTTCTGTGAAGAATAAGGCAGATGCACCAGCTGATAAAATTCTCCATAGTTTCTGGCTGATGAAGTCTGAACCAGAGAGCCGGTTTGAAAATGGAATTGATGTGAAGGTAAAACAGAaggaagtagcctacatttttttgccattttgtagttttttggAGGAATATGTTTAACCCAACTTGTTGATGTTGCAGTTTGGAATTGAGGACCTGAAGGCTCTACCCAATCAAACGGGATGCTGGGATGGAGTTAGAAACTACCAGGTATGAACCATTAATTCAAAACTACAAGCAAGTTTTTCATCAATGGCATGTGtctgtctttttgctttgtattttcTGCATAGGTTtagggaaagaggggggaaattaagttatatattttttaatatgttggTTTCCCTCTTCTTGTTTGTCTTCTCTCGACTTGACACGCTCAGTCAAGGAGTCACTTTCACACTGCGAGACAAAAAAACCCCTGCTGATCAAAACCCTTCCTCCCTGTGTGATGCTATGGGGCTGGTTACCATGGTGCCTGTGGCAGTGTCAGATTTAATATCAGCCCATCTGTAGGGTGTGTCTGAAATGGTGTTTAGTTCTGGTCACACTGAAAGCCAGTgttttaacaggatgagccattTGTCTCAGAGGGAAAGATCATCATTGTCTAATGGTACTTACTCCTCTTCTGCAGGCTCGAAATTTCATGAGGGACATGAAGGTTGGCCAACAAGCGTTCTTTTATCACAGTAACTGCAAAGAACCTGGAATTGCTGGGCTAATGAAGGTGAGCATAAACGTGTTTCAACTGTGTTTCCACTCAACTTTTTTCCATGAGTGTGCAGTAACATTTGAAGTTACTGCACACTCATGCAGTGATTCCCAAAAATTACTCTCATTGTAGCAGTTTTCAAATTCCTGTgaaatataggcctatttgaATATGGAATTGCAGAGGGAAATGTTGTGATCTTGGTAGCAAACAGTAGTAATAATGAGCATAATGTACATGGAAATGATacaccctttttatttttttttattattatttttttttttaggaaacgTGGTATACTGTACTTGCATCATCTTAATGATAAATGAGATCCAGATAATGAGATGGTTGGAATGATGGATGTATTGCACTTTCTGTAAAGGAAAGTAATTATAAATGGCACAtcttgtcattcatttttt encodes:
- the acad8 gene encoding isobutyryl-CoA dehydrogenase, mitochondrial, yielding MALAGNIAKVTRLGSYIGRSRRLIFNRIQRRGIAACIDPSVGLSDEQKEFQKVAFDFAANEMAPHMAEWDEKEMFPVETMRKAAQLGFGGIYVQPDVGGSGLSRLDTSVIFEALSTGCVSTTAYISIHNMCAWMIDTFGNPEQREKYCPELCSMDKFASYCLTEPGSGSDAASLMTTARLEGDHYILNGSKAFISGGGDTDVYVIMCRTGGKGAKGISCLVVEKGTSGLSFGKKEKKVGWNSQPTRAVILEDCAVPVTNRLGKEGQGFNIAMKGLNGGRINIASCSLGAAHASVQLARDHLTVRKQFGEALSNNQFLQFKLAEMATRLVASRLLVRQAAVALQEGRPDAVALCSMAKLFATDECFQICNQALQMHGGYGYLKDYAVQQFVRDCRVHQILEGTNEVMRMIIARSLLTDS
- the thyn1 gene encoding thymocyte nuclear protein 1, with the protein product MPPKKRARGRPVKPTAEHGESCADDITEEAVNPKRKTSNAKGSVKNKADAPADKILHSFWLMKSEPESRFENGIDVKFGIEDLKALPNQTGCWDGVRNYQARNFMRDMKVGQQAFFYHSNCKEPGIAGLMKIVKEAYVDHTQFDKKDAHYDASSKQDNPKWSMVDVQFERMLRRFIPLSELKKMHLQHKAKGGALKDMALFTRARLSVQPLTREEFDFVLSLEDKEPL